A region of Pseudoruegeria sp. SHC-113 DNA encodes the following proteins:
- a CDS encoding ATPase, producing MNMQTGAVMAPPAPRSLAEMQLPIVMMRDILLKTIFRKNVDVATEIARAVCLPIPVTQELIDMARDQRLLEATGTLHANSGNEMGFQLTDAGKARALDALAQSEYYGAMPVPLDVYREQVKRQSIRNIQITRDQLTGAMGHLILPDNLLGQLGPAVSSGRSILMYGPPGNGKSSISNGIRDALGDKIYVPRAIEYSGQVITVYDPIVHSAAEEQVDDPNSLRRTSGRYDTRYVRCERPTVITGGELSLSMLDLVYNPVARTYQAPLQLKSTGGVFIVDDLGRQAEPPQSLVNRWIVPLEESKDILALQSGEKFEVPFDTLVIFSTNFHPNEIFDKAALRRIFFKIKIDGPCQEDFLKIFALVARKKKMPLNEKALVHLLQKRYPEIDNVYANYQPVFLIDQMIAICEFEGIPYQMTPELIDRAWANMFVKDEVIVK from the coding sequence ATGAACATGCAAACCGGCGCCGTGATGGCCCCCCCGGCCCCGCGCTCCCTCGCGGAGATGCAGCTTCCCATCGTGATGATGCGGGACATCCTGCTGAAAACGATCTTCCGCAAGAACGTGGATGTGGCGACAGAAATCGCCCGCGCCGTCTGCCTGCCGATCCCGGTGACGCAAGAGCTGATCGACATGGCGCGCGACCAGCGTCTGCTGGAGGCCACTGGCACGCTGCACGCAAACTCCGGCAATGAAATGGGCTTCCAGCTCACCGATGCAGGCAAGGCCCGCGCGCTGGACGCACTTGCACAAAGCGAATATTACGGCGCGATGCCGGTGCCGCTGGATGTCTACCGCGAGCAGGTCAAGCGGCAGTCCATCCGCAACATCCAGATCACCCGCGATCAGCTCACCGGTGCGATGGGCCACCTGATCCTGCCTGACAATCTGCTCGGCCAGCTCGGCCCGGCCGTCAGCTCTGGCCGTTCGATCCTGATGTATGGCCCGCCGGGCAACGGTAAATCCTCGATTTCAAACGGGATTCGCGATGCGCTTGGCGATAAGATCTACGTGCCGCGCGCCATCGAATACTCCGGTCAGGTGATCACGGTTTACGATCCCATTGTGCACTCCGCTGCCGAAGAACAGGTGGATGATCCAAACTCCCTGCGCCGCACCTCCGGCCGCTATGACACGCGCTACGTGCGCTGCGAACGACCCACGGTGATCACCGGGGGTGAACTTTCACTTTCCATGCTTGATCTCGTCTACAACCCTGTCGCCCGCACCTATCAGGCCCCGCTCCAGCTGAAATCCACCGGCGGCGTCTTTATCGTGGATGACCTTGGCCGCCAGGCCGAGCCGCCGCAATCGCTGGTGAACCGCTGGATCGTGCCGCTGGAGGAAAGCAAGGACATCCTCGCGCTGCAGTCGGGCGAGAAGTTCGAGGTGCCGTTTGACACGCTGGTGATCTTCTCCACCAACTTCCACCCCAACGAGATCTTCGACAAGGCCGCGCTGCGCCGGATCTTCTTCAAGATCAAGATCGACGGCCCCTGTCAGGAGGATTTCCTCAAGATCTTCGCGCTGGTGGCCCGCAAAAAGAAGATGCCGCTCAACGAGAAGGCGCTCGTGCACCTACTGCAGAAGCGCTACCCCGAGATCGACAACGTTTACGCCAACTACCAGCCGGTGTTTCTGATCGACCAGATGATCGCCATCTGCGAGTTCGAAGGTATCCCCTACCAGATGACGCCCGAGTTGATCGACCGCGCCTGGGCCAACATGTTCGTCAAGGACGAGGTGATCGTGAAGTAA